In Ignavibacteria bacterium, a genomic segment contains:
- a CDS encoding WYL domain-containing protein translates to GFWRLLGEHHSNIKQFHLDKLSNIQVTEKKFKKIPLNELEALFRFSWRSWIGKEKFTVKLQISKWWEKILKPRQLMETQLISENKDGSIVLEITVNSLEEIASWIVSRGEGVKVLEPRELKERVINLAEETLNNY, encoded by the coding sequence AAGGATTTTGGCGATTACTCGGAGAACATCATTCCAACATCAAACAATTTCATCTCGATAAGTTGAGCAACATTCAAGTTACGGAAAAGAAGTTCAAGAAAATTCCGTTGAATGAGTTGGAAGCATTGTTTCGTTTTTCGTGGCGAAGTTGGATTGGAAAAGAAAAATTTACCGTGAAATTGCAAATCTCAAAATGGTGGGAGAAAATTTTGAAACCGCGCCAATTGATGGAAACACAACTCATCTCCGAAAACAAAGACGGCTCAATCGTTTTAGAAATTACCGTGAACTCCCTTGAAGAAATTGCAAGTTGGATTGTAAGCAGGGGCGAAGGAGTGAAAGTTCTCGAACCGAGAGAATTGAAAGAGCGTGTAATAAATTTGGCGGAAGAAACGCTGAACAACTATTAA